In one Melaminivora jejuensis genomic region, the following are encoded:
- a CDS encoding FKBP-type peptidyl-prolyl cis-trans isomerase, producing the protein MAFTTTASGLQYEDGKIGEGAEARAGQSVRVHYTGWLWQDGQQGAKFDSSRDRGQPFEFALGAGMVIQGWDEGVQGMKVGGQRTLIIPAALGYGARGAGGVIPPNATLKFDVELLDAGR; encoded by the coding sequence ATGGCTTTCACCACCACGGCCTCCGGCCTGCAATACGAAGACGGCAAGATCGGCGAGGGTGCCGAGGCGCGCGCCGGGCAGTCGGTGCGCGTGCACTACACCGGCTGGCTCTGGCAGGACGGGCAGCAGGGCGCCAAGTTCGACTCCAGCCGCGACCGGGGCCAGCCGTTCGAGTTCGCACTGGGCGCCGGCATGGTCATCCAGGGCTGGGACGAGGGCGTGCAGGGCATGAAGGTGGGCGGCCAGCGCACCCTGATCATCCCGGCTGCGCTGGGCTACGGCGCGCGCGGCGCCGGCGGCGTCATCCCGCCCAATGCCACGCTGAAATTCGACGTGGAACTGCTGGACGCAGGCCGCTGA
- a CDS encoding ABC transporter permease, translated as MAVQHQPLPQPPLQEARRPGLLALWLAHLGSILHDKGVALLLLGAPLLYGFFYPWFYAPEVVQRVPVALVLQDASGLSRQVQRFAQASPRIDPVLVTADEGRARAALARGQVQGYALVPPHFKRDVLRAAEVVVPVYANGAYPLAAKQVQYGFAEVFGTVSAGVQIRRLQAGGQSAGQAAASRAPVQLQAVALFNPTEGYGSFVVAAVAILILQQTLLMGSAMLVGTWRELGQEHAGTRQWLARLLALCTPGWLAGLFYFGWVFVLQDYPRGGNPLGALALLAVFTPAVAGLGCLVGWWLADREGAPQVLLFTSIPLAFLGGFTWPEQALPDLLQWLRWLSPSTAGIAASLRLNQAGAPLHAVLPHLLWLAALAVASWLAVLWLGRTRSAEYGSNQPQSLV; from the coding sequence ATGGCCGTGCAGCACCAACCATTGCCGCAGCCGCCGCTGCAGGAGGCGCGCCGCCCGGGCCTGCTGGCACTGTGGCTGGCGCACCTGGGCAGCATCCTGCACGACAAGGGCGTGGCCCTGCTGCTGCTGGGCGCGCCGCTGCTCTACGGCTTTTTCTACCCCTGGTTCTATGCGCCCGAGGTGGTGCAGCGCGTGCCGGTGGCGCTGGTGCTGCAGGACGCCTCCGGCCTGTCGCGCCAGGTGCAGCGCTTTGCCCAGGCCAGCCCGCGCATCGACCCGGTGCTGGTCACCGCCGACGAGGGCCGGGCGCGCGCGGCCTTGGCGCGCGGCCAGGTGCAGGGCTATGCCCTGGTGCCGCCGCACTTCAAGCGCGATGTGCTGCGCGCCGCCGAGGTGGTGGTGCCGGTCTATGCCAACGGCGCCTACCCGCTGGCTGCCAAGCAGGTGCAGTACGGCTTTGCCGAGGTCTTCGGCACTGTGTCGGCGGGTGTGCAGATCCGGCGCCTGCAGGCCGGCGGGCAAAGTGCCGGGCAGGCGGCGGCCAGCCGCGCGCCAGTCCAGCTGCAGGCCGTGGCGCTGTTCAACCCGACGGAGGGCTATGGCAGCTTCGTCGTCGCCGCCGTGGCCATCCTGATCCTGCAGCAGACGCTGCTCATGGGCAGCGCCATGCTGGTGGGCACTTGGCGCGAGCTGGGGCAGGAGCACGCCGGCACGCGCCAATGGCTGGCACGCCTGCTGGCGCTGTGTACGCCGGGCTGGCTGGCCGGGCTGTTCTACTTTGGCTGGGTCTTCGTGCTGCAGGACTATCCGCGCGGCGGCAATCCGCTGGGGGCGCTGGCGCTGCTGGCCGTCTTCACGCCGGCGGTGGCCGGCCTGGGTTGCCTGGTCGGCTGGTGGCTGGCCGACCGCGAGGGCGCGCCGCAGGTGCTGCTGTTCACCTCCATCCCGCTGGCCTTCCTGGGCGGCTTCACCTGGCCGGAGCAGGCGCTGCCCGACCTGCTGCAGTGGCTGCGCTGGCTCTCGCCCAGCACGGCGGGCATTGCCGCCTCGCTGCGGCTGAACCAGGCCGGCGCGCCGCTGCACGCCGTGCTGCCGCATCTGCTGTGGCTGGCCGCCCTGGCCGTGGCCAGCTGGCTGGCCGTGCTCTGGCTGGGCCGCACGCGCAGCGCAGAATATGGATCAAATCAGCCGCAAAGCCTTGTCTGA
- a CDS encoding pyruvate, water dikinase regulatory protein: protein MLPPHTRTAFYISDGTGITAETFGNAILAQFDVRPRHVRLPFIDTEDKAHQVVRQVNHTAELEGSKPIVFTTLVNPSVLAIIEQGCKGMLLDMFGTFIRPLEAELGVTSHHRVGRFSDISMSKEYSDRIEAINFSLDHDDGQSHRDLEGADVILVGVSRSGKTPTSLYLAMQHGLKVANYPLIPEDFERRQLPPALAAHRKKIFGLTIDPQRLAEIRNERRPGSKYADLANCRYEISEAEAMMRRSGIRWLSSTTKSIEEIATTILQEVRPERLAY, encoded by the coding sequence ATGCTGCCTCCGCACACACGCACCGCGTTCTACATCTCCGACGGCACCGGCATCACCGCCGAGACCTTCGGCAACGCCATCCTGGCGCAGTTCGACGTGCGCCCGCGCCACGTGCGCCTGCCCTTCATCGACACCGAGGACAAGGCGCATCAGGTGGTGCGCCAGGTCAACCACACAGCCGAGCTGGAGGGCAGCAAGCCCATCGTCTTCACCACGCTGGTCAACCCCAGCGTGCTGGCCATCATCGAACAGGGCTGCAAGGGCATGTTGCTGGACATGTTCGGCACCTTCATCCGCCCGCTGGAGGCCGAGCTGGGCGTGACCTCGCACCACCGCGTCGGGCGGTTTTCCGACATCAGCATGTCCAAGGAGTACAGCGACCGCATCGAGGCCATCAACTTCAGCCTGGATCACGACGACGGCCAGAGCCACCGCGACCTGGAGGGCGCCGATGTCATCCTGGTGGGCGTCTCGCGCAGCGGCAAGACGCCCACCAGCCTGTACCTGGCCATGCAGCACGGCCTGAAGGTGGCCAACTACCCGCTGATCCCGGAAGACTTCGAGCGCCGCCAGCTGCCGCCCGCGCTGGCGGCGCATCGCAAGAAGATCTTCGGCCTGACCATCGATCCGCAGCGCCTGGCCGAGATCCGCAACGAGCGCCGCCCCGGCTCGAAATACGCCGACCTGGCCAACTGCCGCTACGAGATCAGCGAGGCCGAGGCCATGATGCGCCGCTCAGGCATTCGCTGGCTGTCGTCCACCACCAAGAGCATCGAGGAAATCGCCACCACCATCTTGCAGGAGGTGCGACCCGAGCGGCTGGCGTATTAA
- a CDS encoding DUF4212 domain-containing protein — translation MAYHSRLDMEPEHGEALFAPDLHDVRHLWLKAVLLALWVLVSFVGSYFARELQFGVAGWSFSYWLASQGAVLIFIAIVWVYCLAMNRFERQDSAAGQGAARPDA, via the coding sequence ATGGCCTACCACAGCCGCCTGGACATGGAGCCCGAGCATGGCGAGGCGCTGTTCGCGCCCGACCTGCACGATGTGCGCCACCTATGGCTCAAGGCCGTGCTGCTGGCGCTGTGGGTGCTGGTGTCCTTCGTGGGCAGCTATTTCGCCCGCGAGCTGCAGTTCGGCGTGGCCGGCTGGTCGTTCAGCTACTGGCTGGCCTCGCAGGGAGCGGTGCTGATCTTCATCGCCATCGTCTGGGTCTATTGCCTGGCCATGAACCGCTTCGAGCGCCAGGACAGCGCAGCAGGTCAGGGCGCAGCGCGGCCAGATGCCTGA
- a CDS encoding winged helix-turn-helix transcriptional regulator, protein MSSKENAAVNQLFERLECRYALRVLWALRDGHPQTFRLLQDSVGGITPNTLNTRIKELREVGLLDHGSDGYIVTPSGQDLLKRLSDVQAFATRWSAARAKK, encoded by the coding sequence ATGAGCTCCAAGGAAAACGCCGCCGTCAACCAGCTCTTCGAGCGGCTGGAGTGCCGCTACGCACTGCGTGTGCTGTGGGCGCTGCGCGACGGCCATCCGCAGACCTTCCGGCTGCTGCAGGACAGCGTCGGCGGCATCACGCCGAACACGCTCAACACCCGCATCAAGGAACTGCGCGAAGTCGGCCTGCTCGACCACGGCAGCGACGGCTATATCGTCACCCCCAGCGGCCAGGACTTGCTCAAGCGCCTGTCGGACGTGCAGGCCTTCGCCACCCGCTGGTCGGCTGCCCGCGCCAAGAAGTGA
- a CDS encoding HlyD family secretion protein, producing the protein MAGKVPARIAQVHVREGQQIEAGALLVELDSPEVRAKLAQAEAARDAAQAQADKAARGARPEEVQMARLAWQRAQAAAELAETSWQRVQSLYAQGLVAAQKRDEAQTNARAARAQAQAARAQYELAASGARVEDRSAADAQTRRAAGAIAEVEAAQAETQLRSPVAGEVAKVLARVGELAPQGVAVVTVVDLQDQWLVLNVREDDLPRFAKGQRFTARLPALADRRAEFEVYWQGVLPDFATWRATRGSQGFDARTFEVRARPLAPIEGARPGMSAIVEGAV; encoded by the coding sequence GTGGCAGGCAAAGTGCCGGCGCGCATCGCCCAGGTGCATGTGCGCGAGGGCCAGCAGATCGAGGCCGGCGCGCTGCTGGTCGAACTCGACAGCCCCGAAGTGCGCGCCAAGCTGGCCCAGGCCGAGGCGGCGCGCGACGCCGCCCAGGCACAGGCCGACAAGGCCGCGCGCGGCGCCCGGCCCGAGGAAGTGCAGATGGCGCGCCTGGCCTGGCAGCGCGCCCAGGCCGCCGCCGAGCTGGCCGAGACCTCCTGGCAGCGCGTGCAAAGCCTGTACGCGCAAGGGCTGGTGGCGGCGCAAAAGCGCGACGAGGCGCAGACCAACGCCCGCGCTGCGCGCGCTCAGGCGCAGGCCGCGCGCGCCCAGTACGAGCTGGCCGCCAGCGGCGCGCGCGTCGAGGATCGCTCCGCCGCCGATGCCCAGACACGCCGCGCTGCTGGCGCCATCGCCGAGGTCGAGGCCGCGCAGGCCGAAACCCAGCTGCGCAGCCCGGTGGCCGGCGAGGTCGCCAAGGTGCTGGCGCGCGTGGGCGAGCTGGCCCCGCAGGGCGTGGCTGTGGTGACGGTGGTCGATCTGCAGGATCAGTGGCTGGTGCTCAACGTGCGCGAGGACGATTTGCCGCGCTTTGCCAAGGGCCAGCGCTTCACTGCCCGCCTGCCGGCGCTGGCCGATCGCAGGGCCGAGTTCGAGGTGTACTGGCAGGGCGTGCTGCCCGACTTCGCCACCTGGCGCGCCACACGCGGCAGCCAGGGTTTTGACGCCCGCACCTTTGAAGTGCGCGCCCGGCCCCTGGCGCCCATTGAGGGCGCGCGCCCGGGCATGAGCGCCATCGTCGAGGGCGCGGTGTGA
- a CDS encoding VC_2705 family sodium/solute symporter, with the protein MPEQRAQQAYVRRLNRALLLYVLGLLGFIGAMAWAEQNGLSRQWIGPIFLFLTVMAYAVIGVYGRTSDPDEYYVAGRRIPPIYNGMAAAADWMSAASFISLSGALYLQGFAGTPGQPGGLAYLLGWTGGFVLVAMLIAPHLRAMNLYTVPDFFQVRFGGRWPRIIAALSAVLCSFTYVVAQIYAVGLIASRLTGVQFEIGIMLGLGGVLLCSFLGGMRAITWTQVAQYVVILLAFLIPVSWLAYKQLGNPAAPLVAKQQIGKIAELEAALLHEPAEHEVVAAYMQRAREFERRLADVPAALARERQTAAERIQRLRAQNADVGLIVAASRELANMPRDEAAARERWTREMQANSERAQLLGGLPRHSQAFVGDPRGTAEQQQAFDLARRNFLALMFCLMVGTAGLPHLLTRYYTAPSVAAARTSVAWSLVFIALLYLSAPALATLVKFEVMNNLVGSRFDELPTWLAQWSRVDAALLSVEDVNGDSIVQFGEIRLGADLIVLATPEIGGLPYVIAGLVAAGGLAAALSTADGLLLTISNALVRDLYFQETRKRASPEQRVIMTKFTLLTVALSAAFVAALKPSEILPMVSASFSIAASAFVPAMVLGIFWRGTTRAGAVWGMLAGLVVTLYYLLSQVDAVREAVPHALLVDGLWLGIQPISAGVFGVPAGLLTTWLVSLWTRPGRLQRVVPDGL; encoded by the coding sequence ATGCCTGAGCAGCGCGCGCAGCAGGCCTACGTCCGGCGCCTGAACCGGGCGTTGCTGCTGTACGTGCTGGGTCTGCTGGGCTTCATCGGCGCCATGGCCTGGGCCGAGCAAAACGGCCTGTCGCGCCAGTGGATCGGGCCGATCTTCCTGTTCCTGACAGTGATGGCCTATGCCGTGATCGGCGTCTATGGCCGCACCAGCGACCCCGACGAGTACTACGTCGCCGGGCGGCGCATCCCGCCCATCTACAACGGCATGGCCGCCGCTGCCGACTGGATGAGCGCGGCCTCCTTCATCAGCCTGTCCGGCGCGCTGTACCTGCAGGGTTTCGCCGGCACGCCCGGGCAGCCCGGCGGCCTGGCCTACCTGCTGGGCTGGACGGGCGGCTTCGTGCTGGTGGCCATGCTGATTGCGCCGCACCTGCGGGCGATGAACCTGTACACCGTGCCGGACTTCTTCCAGGTGCGCTTTGGCGGGCGCTGGCCGCGCATCATCGCCGCCCTGTCTGCCGTGCTGTGCTCGTTCACCTATGTGGTGGCGCAGATCTACGCCGTGGGCCTGATCGCCTCGCGCCTGACTGGCGTGCAGTTCGAGATCGGCATCATGCTGGGCCTGGGTGGGGTGCTGCTGTGCTCCTTCCTGGGCGGGATGCGCGCCATTACCTGGACGCAGGTGGCGCAGTACGTGGTCATCTTGCTGGCCTTTCTGATCCCGGTGTCCTGGCTGGCCTACAAGCAGCTGGGCAACCCGGCGGCACCGCTGGTGGCCAAGCAGCAGATCGGCAAGATCGCCGAGCTGGAAGCCGCGCTGCTGCACGAGCCGGCCGAGCACGAGGTGGTGGCCGCCTATATGCAGCGCGCGCGCGAGTTCGAGCGGCGCCTGGCCGACGTGCCGGCGGCGCTGGCGCGCGAGCGGCAGACCGCTGCCGAGCGCATCCAGCGCCTGCGCGCGCAGAACGCCGATGTCGGCCTGATCGTCGCTGCCAGCCGCGAGCTGGCCAACATGCCGCGCGACGAGGCCGCCGCGCGCGAGCGCTGGACGCGCGAGATGCAGGCCAACAGCGAGCGCGCGCAGCTGCTGGGCGGCCTGCCGCGCCACAGCCAGGCCTTCGTCGGCGACCCGCGCGGCACGGCCGAGCAGCAACAGGCGTTCGATCTGGCGCGGCGCAACTTCCTGGCGCTGATGTTTTGCCTGATGGTTGGCACTGCCGGCCTGCCGCACCTGCTCACGCGCTACTACACGGCGCCTTCGGTGGCCGCCGCACGCACTTCGGTGGCCTGGTCGCTGGTGTTCATTGCGCTGCTGTACCTGAGCGCGCCGGCGCTGGCGACGCTGGTCAAGTTCGAGGTCATGAACAACTTGGTGGGCAGCCGCTTCGACGAGCTGCCGACCTGGCTGGCGCAGTGGTCGCGCGTCGATGCGGCGCTGCTGTCGGTCGAGGACGTGAACGGCGACAGCATCGTGCAGTTCGGCGAGATCCGCCTGGGGGCCGATCTGATCGTGCTGGCCACGCCGGAGATCGGCGGCCTGCCCTATGTGATTGCCGGCCTGGTGGCCGCCGGCGGGCTGGCGGCAGCCCTGTCCACCGCTGATGGCCTGCTGCTGACCATCAGCAACGCCCTGGTGCGCGACCTGTATTTCCAGGAAACGCGCAAGCGCGCCTCGCCCGAGCAGCGCGTCATCATGACCAAGTTCACCCTGTTGACGGTGGCGCTGTCGGCAGCCTTCGTGGCCGCGCTCAAGCCCTCGGAGATATTGCCCATGGTGTCGGCGTCGTTCTCGATCGCCGCCTCGGCCTTCGTGCCGGCCATGGTGCTGGGCATCTTCTGGCGCGGCACGACGCGCGCCGGGGCCGTCTGGGGGATGCTGGCCGGCCTGGTGGTCACGCTGTACTACCTGCTGTCGCAGGTGGATGCGGTGCGCGAGGCCGTGCCGCACGCGCTGCTGGTCGATGGCCTGTGGCTGGGCATACAGCCGATTTCAGCCGGCGTCTTTGGCGTGCCTGCGGGCTTGCTGACTACCTGGCTGGTCAGCCTGTGGACGCGCCCGGGCCGGCTGCAGCGCGTGGTGCCCGATGGGCTGTGA
- the ppsA gene encoding phosphoenolpyruvate synthase, with product MSARFEATALVVPFENLRMEDVEAVGGKNASLGEMISQLPGGVRVPTGFATTAHAFRQFLAHEGLAERISARLATLDTDDVRALAAAGAEIRGWVEAQPFPAELEAAVRGAFKTLCAGNEQASFAVRSSATAEDLPDASFAGQQETFLNVVGIDDVLHKMKEVFASLYNDRAISYRVHKGFAHDVVALSAGVQRMVRSDLGAAGVMFTIDTESGFEEVVFITASYGLGETVVQGAVNPDEFYVHKPMLRAGKQAVIRRNLGSKLVQMVFASAEEKAASGKLVTTLDVPTEQRNRYSLSDADVQQLAHYALIIEQHYGRPMDIEWGKDGQDGQLYILQARPETVKSQAKGQAEQRFKLKGTGTVLAEGRAIGQKIGTGPVRLVSDIAEMDKVQPGDVLVTDMTDPNWEPVMKRASAIVTNRGGRTCHAAIIARELGIPAVVGCGHATSSLKDGTLVTVSCAEGDTGRIYDGLLETEVTEVQRGEMPHIATKIMMNVGNPQLAFDFAQLPNEGVGLARLEFIINNNIGVHPKAILDYPNVDADLKKAVESVARGHASPRAFYVDKVTEGVATIAAAFWPKPVIVRLSDFKSNEYRKLIGGSRYEPEEENPMLGFRGAARYISQDFGQAFAMECEALKRVRGEMGLVNVQIMVPFVRTLKQAERVTQLLAEHGLQRGEDGLKLIMMCEVPSNAVLAEEFLEYFDGFSVGSNDLTQLTLGLDRDSGLELLAADFDERDPAVQKLLKGVIATCRAQGKYVGICGQGPSDHPDFAQWLAGEGISSISLNPDSVIATWQQLAG from the coding sequence ATGTCTGCACGCTTTGAGGCGACCGCCCTGGTCGTACCGTTTGAAAACCTGAGGATGGAGGACGTCGAGGCTGTCGGCGGCAAGAACGCCAGCCTCGGCGAGATGATTTCGCAGCTGCCCGGCGGCGTGCGCGTGCCCACCGGCTTTGCCACCACGGCGCACGCCTTCCGCCAGTTCCTGGCCCACGAGGGCCTGGCCGAGCGCATCAGCGCCCGCCTGGCCACGCTGGATACCGACGATGTGCGCGCCCTGGCCGCTGCCGGCGCCGAGATCCGGGGCTGGGTCGAGGCCCAGCCCTTCCCGGCAGAGCTCGAAGCCGCCGTGCGCGGCGCCTTCAAGACCCTGTGCGCCGGCAACGAGCAGGCCAGCTTTGCCGTGCGCTCGTCGGCCACCGCCGAAGACTTGCCCGACGCCTCGTTTGCCGGCCAGCAGGAGACGTTCCTGAACGTGGTCGGCATCGACGACGTGCTGCACAAGATGAAGGAGGTCTTTGCCAGCCTCTACAACGACCGGGCGATTAGCTACCGCGTCCACAAGGGCTTCGCGCATGACGTGGTGGCGCTGTCGGCGGGCGTGCAGCGCATGGTGCGCTCCGACCTGGGCGCGGCCGGCGTCATGTTCACCATCGACACGGAAAGCGGCTTCGAGGAGGTGGTGTTCATCACCGCCAGCTACGGCCTGGGCGAGACGGTGGTGCAGGGGGCCGTGAACCCCGACGAGTTCTACGTCCACAAGCCCATGCTGCGCGCCGGCAAGCAGGCCGTAATCCGCCGCAACCTGGGCAGCAAGCTGGTGCAGATGGTCTTTGCTTCGGCCGAGGAAAAGGCCGCATCGGGCAAGCTGGTCACGACGCTGGACGTGCCTACCGAGCAGCGCAACCGCTACAGCCTGAGCGACGCGGACGTGCAGCAGCTGGCGCACTACGCCCTCATCATCGAGCAGCACTATGGCCGGCCCATGGACATCGAGTGGGGCAAGGACGGCCAGGATGGCCAGCTGTACATCCTGCAGGCGCGCCCCGAGACGGTGAAGAGCCAGGCCAAGGGCCAGGCCGAGCAGCGCTTCAAGCTGAAAGGGACGGGCACGGTGCTGGCCGAGGGCCGCGCCATCGGCCAGAAGATCGGCACCGGCCCGGTGCGGCTGGTCTCGGACATCGCCGAGATGGACAAGGTGCAGCCCGGCGACGTGCTGGTGACCGACATGACCGACCCCAACTGGGAGCCGGTCATGAAGCGCGCCTCGGCCATCGTCACCAACCGAGGCGGGCGCACCTGCCACGCGGCCATCATCGCGCGCGAGCTGGGCATCCCGGCGGTGGTCGGCTGCGGCCACGCGACCAGCAGCCTGAAGGACGGCACGCTGGTCACGGTGAGCTGCGCTGAGGGCGATACAGGGCGCATCTACGACGGCCTGCTGGAGACCGAGGTGACCGAGGTGCAGCGCGGCGAGATGCCGCACATCGCCACCAAGATCATGATGAACGTCGGCAATCCGCAACTGGCCTTCGACTTTGCCCAGCTGCCCAACGAGGGCGTGGGCCTGGCGCGCCTGGAGTTCATCATCAACAACAACATCGGCGTCCACCCCAAGGCCATCCTGGACTATCCCAATGTCGATGCCGACCTGAAGAAAGCGGTGGAGAGCGTGGCGCGTGGCCACGCCAGCCCGCGCGCCTTCTATGTGGACAAAGTGACCGAGGGCGTGGCGACCATCGCTGCAGCCTTCTGGCCCAAGCCCGTGATCGTGCGCCTGTCCGACTTCAAGAGCAACGAGTACCGCAAGCTGATCGGCGGCAGCCGCTACGAGCCCGAGGAAGAAAACCCCATGCTGGGCTTTCGGGGCGCGGCGCGCTACATCAGCCAGGATTTCGGCCAGGCCTTTGCCATGGAGTGCGAGGCGCTCAAGCGCGTGCGCGGCGAGATGGGCCTTGTCAACGTGCAGATCATGGTGCCCTTCGTGCGCACCTTGAAGCAGGCCGAGCGCGTCACGCAGCTGCTGGCCGAGCATGGCCTCCAGCGCGGCGAGGACGGCCTCAAGCTGATCATGATGTGCGAAGTGCCCAGCAACGCCGTGCTGGCCGAGGAGTTCCTGGAGTACTTCGACGGCTTCTCGGTCGGCTCCAACGACCTGACGCAGCTGACCCTGGGCCTGGATCGGGACTCGGGCCTGGAGCTGCTTGCCGCAGACTTCGACGAGCGCGACCCGGCGGTGCAAAAGCTGCTCAAGGGCGTCATCGCCACCTGCCGCGCCCAAGGCAAATACGTCGGCATCTGCGGCCAGGGCCCCAGCGACCACCCGGACTTTGCCCAGTGGCTGGCGGGCGAGGGCATCTCCTCGATCTCGCTCAACCCCGACAGCGTGATCGCCACCTGGCAGCAACTGGCCGGCTGA
- a CDS encoding ABC transporter permease, producing MSAWRASLLREALLLRQRPRDLAILTWVPLLAVALLCWIFAAGQPYGLPIAVWSEDGSSLSRQLVRMLQATPGLSVRTQVLSRAEAQDLLQRMEVYGVVHIPPHFARDVQRGGAASVTLLHNAQLATASSLVQRDLRQVVGTLSAGVQMQAAARRGTPAQVLQVRQEPIRTQLISLFNVSTNYEQFLAATLLPALLHILAMTAGAWSVGRELRDRTLGQWLGAVTTTAPGPGAAPLPAAPGPAAGSHGRRQPAGAALAGLRRPALGQVLGALLGKLAWPLLSLWLCGMAGLVYLSQLRGWAVAGSLAWIALGLLLLIAVSLAAGALLAGALRSLRQALSGAGLLSAPAFAFSGVGFPLLAMSGSARTWAEAMPYTHYARLQIEQWQIGAPVQQSLPVVAGLLLATLVLLALATVALLRAWARPQDWGVR from the coding sequence GTGAGCGCCTGGCGCGCCAGCCTGCTGCGCGAAGCGCTCCTGCTGCGCCAGCGCCCGCGCGATCTGGCCATACTGACCTGGGTGCCGCTGCTCGCCGTGGCCCTGCTGTGCTGGATCTTTGCCGCCGGCCAGCCCTACGGCCTGCCGATCGCCGTGTGGAGCGAGGACGGCTCCAGCCTGTCGCGCCAACTGGTGCGCATGTTGCAGGCCACGCCCGGCCTGTCGGTGCGCACCCAAGTGCTCAGCCGCGCCGAGGCGCAGGACTTGCTGCAGCGCATGGAGGTCTATGGCGTAGTCCACATCCCGCCGCACTTTGCGCGCGACGTGCAGCGCGGCGGCGCGGCCAGCGTCACGCTCTTGCACAACGCGCAATTGGCTACGGCCTCCAGCCTGGTGCAGCGCGACCTGCGCCAGGTGGTGGGCACGCTGTCGGCGGGCGTGCAGATGCAGGCCGCTGCCAGGCGCGGCACGCCGGCGCAGGTGCTGCAGGTGCGCCAGGAGCCGATCCGCACGCAGCTCATCTCGCTGTTCAACGTCTCGACCAATTACGAGCAGTTCCTGGCCGCCACGCTGCTGCCGGCGCTCTTGCACATCCTGGCCATGACGGCGGGCGCCTGGAGCGTGGGCCGCGAGTTGCGCGACCGCACGCTGGGCCAATGGCTGGGCGCGGTCACCACGACTGCCCCGGGGCCGGGCGCTGCGCCGCTGCCGGCTGCGCCCGGGCCGGCTGCCGGCTCGCATGGCCGGCGCCAGCCAGCCGGTGCCGCGCTGGCTGGCCTGCGCCGGCCCGCACTTGGGCAGGTGCTGGGGGCGCTGCTGGGCAAGCTGGCCTGGCCGCTGCTGTCGCTGTGGCTGTGCGGCATGGCCGGGCTGGTCTATCTGTCGCAATTGCGCGGCTGGGCCGTGGCCGGTTCGCTGGCCTGGATCGCGCTGGGCCTGCTGCTGCTGATCGCCGTCAGCCTGGCCGCCGGGGCGCTGCTGGCCGGGGCGCTGCGCTCGCTGCGCCAGGCGCTGTCGGGGGCGGGGCTGCTGTCGGCGCCGGCCTTTGCCTTCAGCGGCGTGGGCTTTCCGCTGCTGGCCATGAGCGGCAGCGCGCGCACCTGGGCCGAGGCCATGCCCTATACCCACTACGCCCGGCTGCAGATCGAGCAGTGGCAAATCGGCGCGCCGGTGCAGCAAAGCCTGCCGGTGGTGGCCGGCCTGCTGCTGGCTACGCTGGTGCTGCTGGCCCTGGCCACGGTGGCGCTGCTGCGTGCCTGGGCACGGCCACAGGACTGGGGGGTGCGCTGA